A genome region from Deltaproteobacteria bacterium includes the following:
- a CDS encoding CBS domain-containing protein: MEARVKALMSGDPVSVDADASALEAFERMWERGIRHLPVCDAERRVIGVLSIEDVRAALPFPISLRRALAPGERAAAREWRVGEIMSHAPETLGPEQSVAEAAERMAEHRIGCLPIVDDEERLVGLLSETDVLWALATSLGLRRDDGRRGRAADLAALVAELEREREQIRTRLERSQAGERELEQSERELPLDEAERGADRAAIEAARTLDEMALQRLAAIDRALDRAGQQQLGVCERCGGSIPVPRLRALPGTTTCIACARGR; this comes from the coding sequence ATGGAAGCCCGCGTGAAGGCCCTGATGAGCGGCGATCCCGTCTCGGTCGACGCCGACGCCTCGGCGCTCGAGGCCTTCGAGCGCATGTGGGAACGTGGGATCCGCCACCTCCCGGTGTGCGACGCCGAGCGGCGCGTGATCGGCGTGCTCTCGATCGAGGACGTGCGCGCAGCCCTGCCCTTCCCGATCAGCCTGCGTCGCGCGCTCGCGCCGGGCGAGCGCGCGGCGGCGCGCGAGTGGCGGGTGGGCGAGATCATGAGCCACGCGCCCGAGACGCTCGGGCCCGAGCAGTCCGTGGCCGAGGCCGCCGAACGCATGGCCGAGCACCGGATCGGCTGCCTCCCGATCGTCGACGACGAGGAGCGGCTCGTCGGGCTGCTCTCCGAGACCGACGTGCTGTGGGCGCTCGCCACCTCGCTCGGCCTGCGGCGGGACGACGGCCGGCGCGGTCGCGCCGCCGACCTCGCAGCGCTCGTGGCCGAGCTCGAGCGCGAGCGAGAGCAGATCCGCACGCGCCTCGAGCGCAGCCAGGCCGGGGAGCGCGAACTCGAGCAGAGCGAGCGCGAGCTCCCTCTCGACGAGGCCGAACGTGGGGCCGATCGGGCTGCGATCGAAGCGGCGCGCACCCTCGACGAGATGGCACTGCAGCGACTGGCAGCGATCGACCGCGCGCTCGACCGCGCGGGCCAGCAGCAGCTCGGCGTCTGCGAGCGCTGTGGTGGCTCGATCCCGGTGCCTCGGCTGCGCGCGCTGCCCGGCACGACGACCTGCATCGCCTGCGCTCGCGGGCGCTAG
- a CDS encoding RecQ family ATP-dependent DNA helicase, producing the protein MTETEGRKPPARRKASRAGARKARATSDPEPAAPRRRRTRSAVADDEAEAGAPARSPRRRSRGSMPAEERDAALAAAREDDDVRDPDEDAGEDDAALDHAPPGADAELDEDDDTDDTGDEDDDAADTEDDEDEDEAADDEAAAGLDAATLSAALRAAAAPVDEAVASREDEEERLAAAPPPRRRRTARAAPLGELPPVPAPLSVDAAARRIGIDALYPEQQEVVRAVADGRDVLLVLPTGFGKSACYQVPAMVLPRPVVVVSPLLALLEDQHTKLQGFGVRVARLDGTVRGNARKQALADVARGGPILVMTTPETLGSPELRSALAGPGVGLVAVDEAHCISEWGYDFRPAYRRLGARVRELGEPPVLALTATATEHVREAIVGSLGMREPEVIAASPHRSNLAFEVLPCERDLRLRGLLRLARRLHRPGIIYCATRREVELIYLLIRRFGIPAHRYHGGMTAKERESEQEKFMDSGRRVVMVATSAFGLGIDKPDIRYVLHFQAPASLEQYVQEAGRSGRDGKKANCILLYDGSDRSIHEALLSRSRVRPDQLYRLAAALAAWADEEREPTLEALALSAEMGPRIAAALLTKLEEGGLVAFDDERIQVLGNKDTFERDARALAGQFETLRTQDGHRLDALAEYARDEGCRAKFLRNYFGESEGEACGLCDVCRGRPERPEAFFAPIAKPAQPGRRRRGGRTHEERGRRGRGRLRPAEREPRERRFEGDPGPGRRRRGRRGGRGRRAGGGPESLIAPEILARPFVLDEADVRALPPERPRRQQGERGGEGRAPQRTDDAEGTSLPRRRRGRRGGRRRRGRGRGHEPRADAPPDPQGDGTA; encoded by the coding sequence ATGACTGAGACGGAGGGCAGGAAGCCGCCGGCACGGCGCAAGGCATCGCGCGCCGGCGCCCGCAAGGCGCGCGCCACGAGCGATCCCGAGCCGGCGGCACCCCGCCGGCGCCGCACCCGCAGCGCGGTGGCGGACGACGAGGCCGAAGCCGGCGCGCCGGCTCGCTCGCCGCGTCGGCGCTCGCGCGGGTCCATGCCTGCCGAGGAGCGAGACGCAGCGCTCGCAGCGGCCCGCGAGGACGACGACGTGCGCGATCCCGATGAGGACGCGGGCGAGGACGACGCCGCGCTCGACCACGCTCCGCCCGGTGCTGACGCGGAGCTCGACGAGGACGACGACACCGACGACACCGGGGACGAGGACGACGACGCCGCCGACACCGAAGACGACGAGGACGAAGACGAAGCCGCGGACGACGAGGCGGCGGCCGGGCTCGACGCCGCGACGCTGAGCGCGGCGCTGCGCGCCGCCGCGGCGCCGGTCGACGAGGCGGTGGCCTCGCGAGAGGACGAGGAGGAGCGGCTCGCCGCGGCGCCCCCGCCGCGCCGCCGCCGCACCGCCCGCGCAGCGCCGCTCGGCGAGCTGCCACCGGTGCCGGCTCCGCTCTCCGTCGACGCAGCCGCGCGGCGCATCGGTATCGACGCGCTCTACCCCGAGCAGCAGGAGGTCGTGAGGGCCGTGGCGGATGGCCGCGACGTCCTGCTCGTGCTGCCGACCGGCTTCGGCAAGTCCGCCTGCTACCAGGTGCCCGCGATGGTGCTGCCGCGCCCGGTCGTGGTGGTGTCGCCGCTGCTCGCGCTGCTCGAGGACCAACACACCAAGCTCCAGGGCTTCGGCGTGCGGGTCGCGCGTCTCGACGGGACGGTGCGCGGCAACGCGCGCAAGCAGGCGCTCGCCGACGTCGCGCGCGGCGGCCCGATCCTGGTCATGACGACGCCGGAGACGCTCGGCAGCCCCGAGCTGCGCAGCGCGCTGGCGGGGCCCGGCGTCGGGCTCGTCGCCGTCGACGAGGCGCACTGCATCTCCGAGTGGGGCTACGACTTCCGCCCGGCCTACCGCCGGCTCGGCGCGCGCGTGCGCGAGCTCGGCGAGCCGCCCGTGCTCGCGCTCACGGCCACTGCCACCGAGCACGTCCGCGAGGCGATCGTGGGCTCGCTCGGAATGCGCGAGCCCGAGGTGATCGCGGCCTCGCCGCACCGCTCGAACCTGGCCTTCGAGGTGCTGCCCTGCGAGCGCGACCTGCGGCTACGCGGGCTCCTGCGGCTCGCGCGCCGCCTGCACCGGCCCGGGATCATCTACTGCGCGACCCGCCGCGAGGTCGAGCTCATCTACCTGCTGATCCGGCGCTTCGGCATCCCCGCCCACCGCTACCACGGCGGCATGACGGCGAAGGAGCGCGAGAGCGAGCAGGAGAAGTTCATGGACTCGGGCCGGCGTGTCGTGATGGTCGCGACGAGCGCCTTCGGGCTCGGCATCGACAAGCCGGACATCCGCTACGTGCTGCACTTCCAGGCGCCGGCCTCGCTCGAGCAGTACGTGCAGGAGGCCGGGCGCAGCGGGCGCGACGGCAAGAAGGCCAACTGCATCCTGCTCTACGACGGCAGCGACCGCTCGATCCACGAGGCGTTGCTCTCGCGCAGCCGGGTGCGCCCCGACCAGCTCTATCGGCTGGCAGCGGCTCTGGCAGCCTGGGCGGACGAGGAGCGCGAGCCGACGCTCGAGGCGCTCGCGCTCTCGGCCGAGATGGGTCCGCGCATCGCCGCGGCGCTGCTCACCAAGCTCGAGGAGGGCGGGCTCGTCGCCTTCGACGACGAGCGCATCCAGGTGCTCGGGAACAAGGACACCTTCGAGCGCGACGCGCGCGCGCTCGCAGGCCAGTTCGAGACGCTGCGCACGCAGGACGGCCACCGCCTCGACGCGCTCGCCGAGTATGCCCGCGACGAGGGTTGCCGCGCGAAGTTCTTGCGCAACTACTTCGGCGAGAGCGAGGGCGAGGCGTGCGGGCTGTGCGACGTCTGCCGCGGCCGGCCGGAACGCCCCGAGGCCTTCTTTGCGCCGATCGCGAAGCCGGCCCAGCCGGGCCGCCGCCGGCGCGGCGGGCGGACCCATGAGGAACGCGGGCGGCGTGGCCGGGGGCGCCTGCGGCCGGCGGAGCGTGAGCCGCGCGAGCGCCGCTTCGAGGGCGATCCGGGGCCGGGCCGCCGCCGGCGCGGCCGGCGCGGAGGCCGCGGCCGGCGTGCGGGCGGCGGACCGGAGTCGCTGATCGCCCCCGAGATCCTGGCGCGGCCCTTCGTGCTCGACGAAGCCGATGTCCGCGCCCTGCCCCCCGAGCGCCCGCGGCGCCAGCAGGGTGAGCGCGGCGGCGAGGGGAGGGCGCCGCAGCGGACCGACGATGCCGAGGGCACGAGCCTGCCCCGCCGCCGGCGCGGGCGGCGGGGCGGGCGGCGCCGGCGGGGCCGGGGGCGCGGGCACGAGCCCCGCGCCGACGCACCGCCGGATCCGCAGGGCGACGGAACCGCGTGA
- a CDS encoding FAD-dependent oxidoreductase, translated as MSLDVVIVGAGTAGAAAALACAKAGLRTLCVDRRPLAEAGARWVNGVAAAHFDAAGLARPEASELRSAGGLFHLVAGWGPKRVRVARSAVLEVDMRALGARLRALAEDAGAELLGEVSVGTVDGRTLDSSAGLLRARYFVDASGLAGARLLGQPRVRREDLCAAAQEVRRVRDPGAARAYFERNAAAPGDALCFTGIAGGYSIVNVRLEGDEVSLLTGSIPALGHPSGRQLLDDFVAGERWIGEVVFGGARPIPLCAPLARLASENVALIGDAGCQVFAAHGSGIGPGLVAARLLAEALARGEGPRGYAAEWHRRYGRLFGAYDWFRRFSSLLGPADLELLLDSGLLDDESARAGLEQRLPALAPRALPAKLAGLYRARRLAGPLAGLVARRASNRVAEAVTRRTRDRA; from the coding sequence ATGAGCCTCGACGTCGTCATCGTCGGCGCGGGCACCGCCGGCGCGGCGGCCGCGCTCGCTTGCGCGAAGGCGGGGCTCCGCACCCTGTGCGTCGATCGACGACCGCTCGCGGAGGCCGGCGCGCGCTGGGTGAACGGGGTCGCGGCCGCTCACTTCGACGCGGCCGGCCTCGCGCGCCCGGAGGCCTCCGAGCTCCGCAGCGCCGGTGGGCTCTTTCACCTCGTCGCCGGTTGGGGCCCGAAGCGTGTCCGCGTCGCGCGCAGCGCGGTGCTCGAGGTCGACATGCGCGCGCTCGGCGCGCGGCTGCGCGCGCTCGCGGAGGACGCAGGCGCGGAACTCCTCGGCGAGGTGAGCGTAGGCACCGTCGACGGCCGCACGCTCGACTCCTCCGCAGGCCTGCTCCGGGCGCGCTATTTCGTCGACGCGAGCGGGCTCGCGGGCGCGCGCTTGCTCGGGCAGCCGCGCGTCCGGCGGGAGGACCTCTGCGCCGCGGCGCAAGAGGTGCGACGAGTGCGCGATCCCGGGGCCGCGCGCGCGTACTTCGAGCGGAACGCGGCCGCGCCGGGGGACGCGCTCTGCTTCACCGGGATCGCGGGCGGGTATTCCATCGTGAACGTGCGGCTCGAAGGCGACGAGGTGAGCCTGCTCACGGGCTCCATCCCGGCGCTCGGCCATCCCTCGGGGCGACAGCTCCTCGACGACTTCGTGGCCGGCGAGCGCTGGATCGGCGAGGTGGTGTTCGGCGGCGCCCGCCCGATCCCGCTCTGCGCTCCGCTCGCGCGGCTCGCCTCCGAGAACGTCGCGCTCATTGGGGATGCCGGCTGCCAGGTGTTCGCCGCGCACGGCTCCGGGATCGGGCCGGGGCTGGTCGCCGCGCGACTGCTCGCCGAAGCGCTCGCGCGAGGCGAGGGTCCGCGCGGCTACGCCGCCGAATGGCACCGCAGGTACGGGCGTCTGTTCGGCGCCTATGATTGGTTTCGTCGCTTCTCGAGCTTGCTCGGCCCCGCCGACCTCGAGCTCTTGCTCGACAGTGGGCTGCTCGACGATGAGTCCGCGCGCGCCGGACTCGAACAGCGACTGCCTGCGCTCGCGCCACGCGCGCTCCCCGCGAAGCTCGCCGGGCTCTACCGCGCGCGACGGCTGGCGGGTCCGCTCGCGGGGCTCGTCGCGCGGCGAGCGAGCAACCGAGTCGCCGAAGCGGTCACGCGCCGCACGCGTGACCGCGCGTGA
- a CDS encoding MATE family efflux transporter, with the protein MQLELVSEPTRPRPPLGDEARALVRLAIPLAAANLGQMLIGVVDTAVVGRLGEVELGAAGIGNTMYFGVTIIGMGLMLGLDPLVSQAIGAGERRHALHLLWQGVWLAVAAGLPLSLVILGLGAALERMGLAPETASAARAYLIPRLPSLLPYLAFVACRSYLQAVSVTRPVVVSVVVANVLNVPLSWALVFGFESLAIPALGIAGAAWASTVCTLAQLAVLVVAVRRESAGLEGSSWRPERDAMLRAFRIGLPVGLTLLAEFGVFGLVNVLMGNIDARTLAGHQVAITLASTTFMVPVGIGAAASVRVGNAIGRGDAAGARLAGLIALGGGLAFMSLSALAFLVFPRELSRIVTDQPDVIEAAVPLIGIAAMFQLSDGAQAVAAGALRGAGDTRFPLFANLAGHYLVGLPIGAVFGFALGRGATGLWWGLSAGLTGVALSLSLRFLRLSARPLARA; encoded by the coding sequence ATGCAGCTCGAGCTCGTGAGCGAACCCACTCGCCCGAGGCCACCCCTCGGCGACGAGGCGCGCGCGCTCGTGCGCCTCGCCATCCCGCTCGCCGCCGCGAACCTCGGGCAGATGCTGATCGGCGTGGTGGACACCGCGGTGGTCGGCCGGCTCGGCGAGGTCGAGCTCGGCGCCGCGGGCATCGGCAACACCATGTACTTCGGTGTCACCATCATCGGCATGGGCCTCATGCTCGGCCTCGACCCGCTGGTGAGCCAGGCGATCGGCGCGGGTGAGCGCCGCCACGCGCTGCACCTGCTCTGGCAGGGCGTCTGGCTCGCGGTGGCTGCCGGGCTGCCGCTCTCGCTCGTCATCCTCGGGCTCGGCGCCGCGCTCGAGCGCATGGGGCTCGCACCCGAGACGGCCTCCGCCGCGCGCGCCTACCTCATCCCGCGACTCCCGAGCCTCCTACCCTATCTCGCCTTCGTCGCGTGCCGCAGCTACCTCCAGGCGGTGAGCGTGACGCGCCCGGTGGTGGTCTCGGTGGTGGTCGCTAACGTGCTGAACGTCCCCTTGAGCTGGGCGCTCGTGTTCGGCTTCGAGAGCCTCGCCATCCCCGCGCTCGGCATCGCCGGCGCCGCCTGGGCGAGCACGGTATGCACTTTGGCGCAGCTCGCGGTCTTGGTGGTGGCGGTTCGGCGCGAGTCAGCGGGGCTCGAGGGCAGCTCGTGGCGGCCGGAGCGCGACGCGATGCTGCGCGCGTTCCGCATCGGCTTGCCGGTCGGGCTCACCTTGCTCGCCGAGTTCGGCGTGTTCGGGCTGGTGAACGTGCTCATGGGCAACATCGACGCGCGCACGCTCGCCGGGCACCAGGTCGCCATCACGCTCGCGAGCACGACGTTCATGGTTCCGGTCGGGATCGGCGCAGCCGCCTCCGTGCGAGTCGGCAACGCGATCGGGCGCGGCGACGCCGCGGGCGCGCGCCTCGCCGGGCTCATCGCGCTCGGCGGGGGGCTCGCCTTCATGAGCCTCTCCGCGCTCGCCTTTCTCGTCTTCCCGCGCGAGCTCAGCCGCATCGTGACCGATCAGCCGGACGTCATCGAGGCGGCGGTGCCGCTCATCGGGATCGCGGCCATGTTTCAGCTCTCGGACGGCGCGCAGGCGGTCGCCGCGGGCGCCCTCCGTGGCGCGGGCGACACTCGCTTCCCGCTCTTCGCGAACCTGGCGGGGCACTACCTGGTGGGGCTGCCCATCGGGGCCGTCTTCGGATTCGCGCTCGGGCGCGGCGCGACCGGGCTCTGGTGGGGGCTCAGCGCCGGGCTCACCGGGGTCGCGCTCTCGCTGTCACTCCGCTTTCTCCGCCTCTCGGCCCGACCGCTCGCCCGGGCGTGA
- a CDS encoding CoA pyrophosphatase: MDPAESPLTPEVVRAALALPSPLPAIPPPASARPAAVVVPVRLDEAPRALCVFRSRALREHPGEVAFPGGKCDRDDASLEATALRELREELAVSPGEVTLLGALTPIPVITGRYLIHPFVAALDPRARPRVASAETERIAELPLLAWLEGGRRHGAVASSFGDAPILLPHFEVEDRILYGASAFIFFELISRLARFRGRELAPPVVTNELPWAGRYREP, from the coding sequence GTGGACCCCGCCGAGAGCCCGCTCACGCCCGAGGTCGTTCGGGCGGCCCTCGCGCTGCCGAGCCCGCTGCCGGCGATACCGCCGCCGGCCAGCGCGCGGCCGGCGGCGGTGGTCGTGCCGGTGCGACTCGACGAGGCGCCGCGCGCGCTCTGCGTGTTCCGCTCGCGCGCGCTCCGCGAGCACCCCGGCGAGGTCGCATTTCCAGGTGGAAAATGTGATCGCGATGACGCGAGCCTGGAAGCCACCGCGCTCCGCGAGCTCCGCGAGGAGCTCGCGGTCTCGCCCGGCGAGGTGACCCTGCTCGGCGCGCTCACGCCGATCCCGGTCATCACCGGGCGCTACCTCATCCATCCCTTCGTGGCCGCGCTCGACCCGCGCGCCCGGCCGCGCGTGGCGAGCGCAGAGACCGAGCGGATCGCCGAGCTCCCGCTCCTCGCCTGGCTGGAGGGCGGCCGCCGCCACGGCGCGGTCGCCTCGAGCTTCGGCGACGCGCCGATCTTGCTCCCGCATTTCGAGGTCGAGGACCGCATCCTCTACGGGGCGAGCGCCTTCATCTTCTTCGAGCTCATCTCGCGCCTGGCGAGGTTCCGCGGTCGAGAGCTGGCGCCACCCGTCGTCACGAACGAGCTGCCCTGGGCGGGGCGCTACCGCGAGCCGTGA